The Alysiella filiformis sequence GGGCAAAAAATGGCAACCTGAATGTTGCTTTATTACAACTAAAATGCGCCCTCTTCATTTTATTTCACTACACGCATTTGCCCAACCCCACCCAGATAATGTGAATTTGCCATGAGCAATTATCGGTTTGCCAGCGTTTGTGTTATACTGCTTGGGTTTTTACGCCAATTTCGGCTGTCCATTTTAAGGAAAAATCATGACGATTAAAAAAAATACCGTGGTAACTTTGCACTACGAAATGTTTGATGCAGACAATCAACTGATTGATAAAACCGTTGAACCCATTGAATATTTGCACGGTGGCTACGATGGTATCTTCCCTGTGGTTGAAGAAGCCTTGCACGAGAAAAAAGTGGGCGATGTGGTGGACGTTACCATGCAGCCCGATGACGCATTTGGCGAACATGAACAAGAATTGATTCGCATTGAAGATTTGAGCGTTTTCCCTGTGGAAGTGGAACCTGGCATGATGTTTGAAGCCGATGACCCTGAAACAGGTGGCGTGATTGTGTATCGCGTTACCGATGTGGCAGACGGCAAAGCGGTGGTGGACGGCAATCACCCCTTGGCTGGCATGGTCATTCGTTTCCGTGCCACGGTTGAAGCCGTGCGCGATGCCACCGCCGAAGAAATCGCTCATGGACACAGCCATGGCGCACACGGTCATCATCACTGATTGATTTGTTTAAAAACAATGTTTCAGGCAGCCTGAATGCATGTTCAGGCTGCCTGAAAATTTATGCAGACCAAAATCATGCAAACCAATTTATCACAAACACAATTATTGTTTCGTGAAGCCATGTCGGTGTGTGCGGCAGGGGTTCATGTGATTACCACCGATGGCGCAACGGGGCGTTTTGGCATTACCATGACGGCGGTGTCGTCTGTTACCGATGAGCCGCCCACACTCATGCTGTGCGTAAACCGTCAGGCACAAATTTACCCCATTTTGCAAGCCAATGGCGTGTTGTGTGTGAATGTGCTTTCATCACAACAGATTGATGTGGCAGAACATTTTGCAGGTTTAACCAAACTCACGCCCGAGGCGCGTTTTGAACAGCACATTTGGCATCGCGGCAAAAATGGGCAGTTGCAAGTTGATGGGGCTTTGGCGCATTTGCATGGTAAAATTGTGGCAAATCATGAAGTTGGCACACATGGCGTATTTTATGTGCAAATTGATGAAATCGCGCTCAATCCGCATATTGACAATGCTTTGGTGTATTTTCGCCGCACATTTGGCACATTTGAGCGTTGATGGGCGTTTTCAGGCTGCCTGAAAAACTCAATAACCTTCCAACAACATCGTGTCAATGGCATCACAAATGGCGTGTATCAGCAAAATATGCACTTCCTGAATCCGAGCGGTGCGCGGATAAGGCACATTGAGCAACACATCGCCATCGTGCAACATGGCAGCGATTTTGCCGCCATCACGCCCTGTAAAAGCGATAACGCGCATATCGCGTTCGTGGGCAGCCTGAATCGCTTCAATGATGTTGCCCGAATTGCCCGATGTGGAAATGCCAATCAACACATCGCCAGCCCGACCCAAAGCACGAACTTGTTTGCTGAAAACGTGTTCAAAACCATAATCATTGCCAATGGCGGTTAGGGCAGATGTGTCGGTGGTCAGCGCGATGGCGGCAAGTTCCATGCGTTCGCGTTCAAAACGTCCCGTCATTTCGGCGGCGAAGTGCTGCGCGTCTGCGGCAGAACCGCCATTGCCACAAGCCAAAATTTTGCCGTCATTGGCAAGCGCGTTGAACATGAGCAAAGCGGCTTCGGCGGTGGCTTCGCTCAACACTTCTTGGGCAAGCTGTTTCACTTTAATGCTTTCATCAAAATGAGCGGCAATTCTTTCGTTTAAATTCATGATGTTATCCTGTTATGTTTTGAATCCATTGTGGCGATTCATTGCCTTGCAGCAAAACCGCGTCCAATCGGCACATTGTATTTAATTGATTGATTTGTAAATAATATTCTGCGCTGCGTTGCAATTTGGCTAATTTGCTGGGGACAATGCTGTATGCCGCGCCACCAAAAGCGGAACTTTTGCGGTATTTGACTTCTACAAAAATCAAAATGTTGCCCTGTTGCACAATCAGGTCAATTTCTCCGTGAGGGCAATGCCAGTTGCGGGCGATGAGCCGACAGCCCTGTTCTTGCAAAAACACCAAAGCGCGGTTTTCGGCGGCTTGCCCTGTGGGGTGGTTGAGTTTCATGGTTTCAGGCTGCCTGAAAAAGCGTAAAGTATAACGCACCGCAGCTTTTCATGAAATATGAATAACGGCGGTGCGTAGAATTTGCTTATTTTTGTTTATTGTCTTGTTCTTTTGGCATTTCAGGCTGGCAAGTAATGATTAAATTGCCTATCTCAACAGAAACACCAGATGAAATTGCTTGATTTTTAATTTCTTGAATGTGCTCAGCCATTCTTTTATGCTGCAATGTGCGTGCTTTTTCATCAGGTAAAATCTGGTTTTCTAGCTCTTCAGCAATTTCATATGATAAATTATTTTTCCAAACCTCTTGTATTTCAAAAGGTAAAATACAAGTATAATTTGGATAAACCACCCTAAAATTCTTATTAGAATAATTTAGTTCATAATCATTAACATAGCGATGCTCATTTACATATGAAACATCTGAATTATTTTTTATATCATTTTTTTTAAAAAATCTTTCGGAAATTACACTTATCACAATCAACATAGACAAAGCCACAGGCAACATGATAAAAAATACTAAAATCACACCTTTTATTATATTTTTTATGGAATTTTTAGCAACTGCATTTTGATTAGAAAATTTGGCTATATTATTAGTATTTTCTACATTATCAGCAAAAGACTTTTTAATCTTAATACAAAATTCTATAATATTCAAAATAAACAATATGACTGCC is a genomic window containing:
- a CDS encoding FKBP-type peptidyl-prolyl cis-trans isomerase, which translates into the protein MTIKKNTVVTLHYEMFDADNQLIDKTVEPIEYLHGGYDGIFPVVEEALHEKKVGDVVDVTMQPDDAFGEHEQELIRIEDLSVFPVEVEPGMMFEADDPETGGVIVYRVTDVADGKAVVDGNHPLAGMVIRFRATVEAVRDATAEEIAHGHSHGAHGHHH
- the hpaC gene encoding 4-hydroxyphenylacetate 3-monooxygenase, reductase component produces the protein MQTNLSQTQLLFREAMSVCAAGVHVITTDGATGRFGITMTAVSSVTDEPPTLMLCVNRQAQIYPILQANGVLCVNVLSSQQIDVAEHFAGLTKLTPEARFEQHIWHRGKNGQLQVDGALAHLHGKIVANHEVGTHGVFYVQIDEIALNPHIDNALVYFRRTFGTFER
- a CDS encoding phosphoheptose isomerase — encoded protein: MMNLNERIAAHFDESIKVKQLAQEVLSEATAEAALLMFNALANDGKILACGNGGSAADAQHFAAEMTGRFERERMELAAIALTTDTSALTAIGNDYGFEHVFSKQVRALGRAGDVLIGISTSGNSGNIIEAIQAAHERDMRVIAFTGRDGGKIAAMLHDGDVLLNVPYPRTARIQEVHILLIHAICDAIDTMLLEGY
- a CDS encoding YraN family protein, with the protein product MKLNHPTGQAAENRALVFLQEQGCRLIARNWHCPHGEIDLIVQQGNILIFVEVKYRKSSAFGGAAYSIVPSKLAKLQRSAEYYLQINQLNTMCRLDAVLLQGNESPQWIQNITG